A single window of Scyliorhinus torazame isolate Kashiwa2021f chromosome 29, sScyTor2.1, whole genome shotgun sequence DNA harbors:
- the LOC140403735 gene encoding tumor necrosis factor ligand superfamily member 13B-like, whose amino-acid sequence MKADGEKTGIDVAHRCLIYSACVLTLAALLSASVAAVALHHVLALKAEISSMREELRRYKCRLDQLGRGTEGQAANWSRLAGQAGGLRAGSPPSSRDKPAAGEVRFRGGRSLPEPVRQSFVQLIATNEGRPVVRATRCQKCIAGRHQQACQVERRPFANRNQVEETTIPWILSLRKGGALEKTGDKISVRETGYFLVYSQVWYKDDTFTMGHFIKRIKASIVGNESQSVILFRCIQNMPACCPNNSCFTAGIAKLEVGDQLELIIPRDQAHIALTGDGTFFGVLKLS is encoded by the coding sequence ATGAAAGCGGACGGAGAAAAGACCGGCATCGACGTAGCCCACCGATGTTTGATCTACTCAGCCTGCGTCTTGACCTTGGCAGCTCTGCTCTCCGCCTCCGTGGCGGCTGTGGCCTTGCACCACGTCCTCGCCCTCAAGGCGGAGATCTCGTCCATGAGGGAAGAGCTGCGGCGGTACAAGTGCCGGCTGGACCAGCTGGGGCGAGGAACCGAGGGGCAAGCGGCTAACTGGAGCCGGCTAGCGGGTCAGGCCGGCGGGCTTCGCGCGGGATCACCCCCCAGCAGCCGAGACAAACCCGCAGCGGGGGAAGTGAGATTCCGAGGGGGAAGGTCGCTTCCTGAACCCGTGAGGCAGTCGTTTGTGCAGCTGATTGCGACGAATGAAGGAAGGCCAGTGGTCAGAGCGACCCGTTGCCAAAAATGCATCGCCGGAAGGCACCAACAAGCTTGTCAAGTTGAACGGAGGCCATTTGCAAATCGCAACCAAGTCGAGGAGACAACTATCCCATGGATTCTCAGCCTGCGTAAAGGAGGTGCCCTTGAGAAAACGGGTGATAAGATCTCTGTGAGAGAAACTGGTTACTTTCTGGTTTACAGCCAAGTGTGGTATAAGGACGATACATTCACAATGGGGCATTTCATCAAAAGGATAAAGGCAAGCATCGTCGGCAATGAGTCACAGAGTGTGATCCTCTTCCGGTGTATCCAAAACATGCCCGCCTGCTGTCCAAACAATTCCTGCTTCACCGCTGGCATTGCCAAGCTTGAGGTGGGCGATCagcttgaactcataataccacgcgACCAAGCCCACATTGCCTTAACTGGAGATGGGACATTCTTTGGGGTGTTAAAACTGTCATAA